One window of Drosophila busckii strain San Diego stock center, stock number 13000-0081.31 chromosome 3L, ASM1175060v1, whole genome shotgun sequence genomic DNA carries:
- the LOC108601070 gene encoding E3 ubiquitin-protein ligase sina: MSNKINPKRREPTAAAAVAAATAVVATNTSSSTGSSAGNTTSSANTSSSSSSSLSSAGGGDAGMSADLTSLFECPVCFDYVLPPILQCSSGHLVCVSCRSKLTCCPTCRGPLANIRNLAMEKVASNVKFPCKHSGYGCTASLVYTEKTEHEETCECRPYLCPCPGASCKWQGPLDLVMQHLMMSHKSITTLQGEDIVFLATDINLPGAVDWVMMQSCFGHHFMLVLEKQEKYDGHQQFFAIVQLIGSRKEAENFVYRLELNGNRRRLTWEAMPRSIHEGVASAIHNSDCLVFDTSIAQLFADNGNLGINVTISLV, translated from the coding sequence ATGTCCAATAAAATTAATCCAAAGCGCCGTGaaccgacagcagcagcagcagtagcagcagccacgGCAGTGGTGGCCACCAACACGAGCAGCTCAACGGGCTCCAGTGCGGGCAACACAACATCATCGGCAAACACATCGTCCTCATCCAGCTCCTCACTGTCGTCCGCCGGTGGCGGTGATGCTGGCATGTCCGCCGATTTGACATCGCTCTTCGAATGTCCCGTTTGCTTTGACTATGTGCTGCCGCCCATACTCCAATGCTCCAGCGGTCATCTGGTCTGCGTATCGTGCCGCTCCAAGCTAACATGCTGTCCCACCTGTCGTGGCCCCCTGGCCAATATACGCAATCTGGCCATGGAAAAGGTTGCTTCCAACGTCAAATTTCCATGCAAACATTCGGGCTACGGCTGCACCGCCTCGCTGGTCTACACCGAGAAGACCGAACACGAGGAAACCTGCGAATGCCGGCCGTATCTCTGCCCCTGTCCGGGCGCCTCGTGCAAATGGCAGGGCCCACTCGATCTAGTCATGCAGCATCTGATGATGTCACACAAGAGCATCACCACGCTACAGGGCGAAGATATCGTATTCCTGGCCACCGATATTAATCTGCCCGGCGCCGTTGACTGGGTGATGATGCAGTCCTGCTTCGGGCATCATTTCATGCTGGTGCTGGAGAAGCAGGAGAAATACGATGGACATCAGCAGTTCTTCGCCATTGTGCAGCTAATTGGATCACGCAAGGAGGCAGAGAACTTTGTCTATCGCCTGGAGCTGAATGGCAATCGACGTCGCCTCACCTGGGAGGCAATGCCGCGTTCCATACACGAGGGCGTTGCCTCGGCCATACATAATTCGGATTGCCTGGTGTTTGATACATCGATTGCGCAGCTCTTTGCCGACAATGGAAATCTGGGCATCAATGTAACCATATCTCTGGTCTAA
- the LOC108598913 gene encoding probable E3 ubiquitin-protein ligase sinah, translated as MQSRRPQALTLPMDQSIVLAGDIESSNVGGGGGAGSCSNNTNGDATDSAKPPDLATRDFLIALLECPVCFGYMMPPIMQCSRGHLICSQCRNKLSVCPVCRVPMSNIRNLAMEKVGSKLIFPCKHACYGCRNRLSYADKKAHEEDCEFRPYFCPYPDDKCVWQGALKDVYKHFVSTHQNVITMEGTDIIFLATNVNQVGALDWTMIQSCHGRHFLLSLEKVQLGEGCQQYFAACRMIGTMRDAADFDYLISLEANNRTLKWKSKPRSIRESFVTYTNADFLVLNKSTVELFSEDGNLALNIIIKKSNNGDQD; from the coding sequence ATGCAGTCACGTCGTCCACAGGCGCTGACGCTGCCCATGGATCAGAGCATCGTATTAGCGGGGGATATTGAGAGCAGCAacgttggtggtggtggtggtgctggcagctgcagcaacaacaccaatgGTGATGCCACCGATTCCGCCAAGCCCCCGGATCTGGCAACCAGAGACTTTCTGATTGCGCTGCTGGAGTGTCCCGTTTGCTTTGGCTACATGATGCCACCGATTATGCAGTGCTCGCGTGGTCATCTCATTTGCTCGCAGTGCCGCAACAAGCTGAGCGTTTGTCCCGTTTGCCGTGTGCCCATGAGCAATATACGCAACCTGGCCATGGAGAAGGTCGGCTCCAAGCTGATCTTTCCATGCAAGCACGCTTGCTATGGCTGCCGCAATCGTCTGTCCTATGCGGACAAGAAGGCGCACGAGGAGGACTGCGAGTTTCGTCCGTATTTCTGTCCGTATCCGGACGACAAATGTGTTTGGCAGGGCGCTCTCAAGGATGTTTACAAGCATTTCGTTAGCACGCATCAGAATGTCATCACAATGGAGGGCACGGACATCATTTTCTTGGCCACCAATGTAAATCAAGTGGGCGCGCTGGATTGGACCATGATACAATCATGCCATGGACGGCATTTTCTGCTGTCGCTAGAGAAGGTGCAGCTGGGTGAGGGCTGCCAGCAGTATTTTGCCGCCTGTCGCATGATCGGCACCATGCGCGATGCCGCTGACTTTGATTATCTCATCTCGCTGGAGGCCAACAATCGAACGCTCAAGTGGAAGTCCAAGCCACGCTCCATACGTGAGAGCTTTGTTACCTACACGAACGCTGACTTCCTGGTGCTCAACAAGTCGACGGTGGAGCTGTTCTCCGAGGACGGCAACTTGGCTTTGAATATCATTATCAAAAAGTCAAATAATGGCGACCAAGACTAA
- the LOC108600074 gene encoding ribosome-recycling factor, mitochondrial has protein sequence MLTKTAALLFTFSTRLIQLRPAVTKLQLQLQTTTRIAPAASIWQQQARGYAKGKDKKKEKGGKGKPAKVDINEQQLREIINLDNLNTQMQKSVAQMKDDFIKNLSLRSTSGAIDTLRIKVDGTEHELQELAQISRKNPKTIIVNMIAFPQTIPDVLRAIEKSGMNLNPQQDGTTLFIPIPKVTKEHRENLSKNAKALFIKYRDAIRDIQNAQVRKLKKQTDIGKDDAFAAQSQVTAIADKYIAEADKLLASKQKELLGDA, from the coding sequence atGCTAACTAAAACTGCAGCGCTATTATTTACATTCAGTACGCGGCTAATCCAGCTGCGTCCAGCGGTAACCAAactacaactgcaactgcagacAACCACAAGGATAGCGCCTGCAGCATCGATATGGCAGCAACAGGCGCGCGGTtatgcaaaaggcaaagaCAAAAAGAAGGAAAAAGGCGGCAAGGGCAAACCGGCGAAAGTGGACATAAATGAACAGCAGCTGCGTGAGATTATTAATCTGGATAATCTAAAtacgcaaatgcaaaagtcTGTTGCTCAAATGAAAGATGATTTCATAAAGAACTTATCGCTGCGCTCAACCAGCGGCGCTATTGATACGCTGCGCATAAAAGTGGACGGTACGGAGCACGAGCTGCAGGAGCTGGCGCAGATTTCACGCAAGAATCCGAAGACCATTATAGTCAATATGATTGCCTTTCCACAGACCATACCGGATGTGCTGCGTGCCATTGAAAAAAGTGGCATGAATTTAAATCCCCAACAGGATGGCACTACTTTGTTTATACCCATACCTAAGGTGACCAAGGAGCATCGTGAGAATCTCTCGAAGAATGCCAAGGCACTGTTCATCAAGTATCGCGACGCAATAAGAGATATACAGAATGCTCAGGTGCGCAAGCTAAAGAAGCAGACAGACATTGGCAAGGATGATGCATTTGCGGCGCAGTCACAGGTTACGGCTATTGCGGACAAGTATATTGCGGAGGCGGACAAATTGCTGGCCAGCAAGCAGAAGGAACTGCTAGGTGATGCCTAA
- the LOC108600073 gene encoding pyridoxal kinase translates to MTSTTEKRVLSIQSSVVFGYVGNKVATYPLQLLGFDVDPLNSVQFSNHTGYKCFNGPVATEKELADIFEGLKGNELLSHYSHLLTGYIGNPLFLRQVGVILKQMRAANPKLIYVCDPVMGDNGSMYVPKELLPVYRDEIIPLADIITPNQFEVEMLTGKPINDEAGIWQAMEWFHERKIKTVVISSSDLGQPGMLRAFLSQLNGPQLAIDIPKQGDKGLFFTGTGDLFASLFLAHSYDGQDVCEAFEKTVATLQAVIKRTVDALPTQNGAATACERELKLVQSKAEIEQPKVLLKAQRIK, encoded by the exons atgACATCAACAACAGAGAAGCGTGTGCTCTCAATACAAAGCAGCGTAGTGTTTGGCTATGTGGGCAACAAAGTTGCTACCTATCCGCTACAG CTGCTGGGTTTCGACGTGGACCCGCTAAATTCAGTACAGTTTTCCAATCATACAGGCTATAAATGCTTCAATGGTCCAGTTGCTACTGAAAAAGAGTTGG CCGACATCTTTGAAGGTTTAAAGGGCAATGAGCTATTATCGCATTATTCCCATCTCTTGACGGGCTATATAGGCAATCCATTGTTTTTGCGCCAGGTGGGTGTCATACTCAAGCAAATGCGCGCTGCCAATCCAAAACTCATCTATGTGTGTGATCCTGTGATGGGCGACAACGGCAGCATGTATGTGCCCAAGGAGCTGTTGCCTGTGTATCGTGATGAGATCATTCCATTGGCAGATATCATAACTCCCAATCAGTTTGAGGTGGAGATGCTCACAGGAAAGCCGATTAACGATGAGGCTGGTATTTGGCAAGCCATGGAATGGTTTCATGagcgtaaaataaaaactgtagTCATCTCCAGCAGCGATCTTGGACAGCCTGGCATGCTGCGCGCATTTCTAAGTCAGCTGAATGGACCACAGCTGGCTATTGATATACCAAAGCAGGGAGACAAGGGGCTGTTCTTTACAGGCACAGGTGATTTGTTTGCCTCGCTTTTCCTTGCCCACAGTTATGACGGTCAAGATGTGTGCGAGGCATTTGAGAAAACCGTTGCCACATTGCAGGCGGTCATTAAGCGCACAGTGGACGCGTTGCCTACGCAGAATGGTGCGGCGACTGCTTGCGAGCGTGAACTAAAACTGGTGCAAAGCAAGGCAGAGATTGAGCAGCCGAAGGTGCTGCTAAAGGCACAGCGCATCAAGTGA
- the LOC108598659 gene encoding coiled-coil domain-containing protein 22 homolog — protein MEEVDKIILHQLQQIDESFTEPLLDFTPEMVVRAVSSCLLEMSSSPTTEQLPRKLPAAVAQRFSVATTLAERCKQCGYRGDIGYQTFLYPNAVELRRLLMFLIERLPRERQHLDSLANKDHALNARELLQREVRKKLAEQLKAPWVPQFCRAVANRQKQGDSSQCIEFRPHLNLNVPGADFMQRSKEVQQYYDQLAPNLFEQVEASSYDLIASVLHKNDMERWGDKLPKTLLSMSAPSEEEPLSPLPAVTQSSDKQQTLTPAQQLSEQVQQLRQQAETLLQQRKTLNASISALKSRESEASAELERLQSTMKIHERSCLVLAEPEENIAKLETLLRATEAKRETLTKQWQDYRQPLLSTLESLRSAQQTQQVQSVRQSIEALEQELLAKSQLHNELTLRSAAQTELLPRKEYTRRIHEFIGNIRKQRADIFKVLDDTRQLQKQLNVVAAQLERQFNYTDDLLFQSAKHDLHAKKAYKLLAQLHAHCSELVECVTNTGQVSKEIRELEVQIDAEKLKNILTSLQQITADIEKFEQHIQQLQTQIRTVEQTVD, from the coding sequence ATGGAGGAAGTGGATAAAATTATACtacatcagctgcagcagattgATGAGAGTTTCACTGAGCCGCTGCTGGACTTTACGCCGGAAATGGTAGTGCGAGCTGTGTCCAGTTGTCTGCTGGAAATGTCTAGCAGTCCCACGACAGAGCAGCTGCCGCGTAAGCTGCCCGCAGCGGTGGCACAACGCTTTAGTGTGGCCACCACGTTGGCCGAGCGCTGCAAGCAGTGCGGCTACAGAGGCGACATAGGCTACCAGACCTTTCTGTATCCAAATGCAGTGGAGCTGCGTCGACTGCTTATGTTTCTCATAGAGAGACTGCCACGAGAGCGTCAGCACTTGGACAGTCTAGCGAACAAGGATCATGCGCTTAATGCCAGAGAACTGTTGCAACGTGAGGTGCGCAAGAAGCTGGCGGAGCAGCTAAAGGCGCCCTGGGTGCCGCAGTTTTGTCGCGCTGTGGCCAATCGTCAAAAGCAAGGGGACAGCAGTCAGTGCATTGAATTTAGACCACACCTAAATCTAAATGTGCCAGGTGCAGACTTTATGCAACGCAGCAAGGAGGTGCAGCAATACTATGACCAGCTGGCGCCCAATTTATTTGAACAGGTGGAGGCGAGCTCATATGATCTGATAGCATCTGTGCTGCACAAGAATGATATGGAACGTTGGGGTGATAAGCTGCCCAAGACATTGCTAAGCATGAGTGCACCCTCAGAGGAGGAACCGCTGAGTCCTTTGCCAGCTGTAACGCAATCGTCCGACAAACAGCAGACCTTGACGCCGGCACAGCAGCTCAGCGAGCAGGTGCAGCAGCTTAGACAGCAGGCAGAAACATTACTGCAGCAGAGAAAAACACTGAATGCCAGCATAAGTGCCTTGAAAAGCAGAGAGAGCGAAGCTTCAGCGGAACTGGAGCGCTTGCAGTCTACAATGAAGATACACGAGCGCAGCTGCCTGGTGCTGGCAGAGCCAGAGGAAAATATAGCCAAGCTGGAGACGCTGCTGAGGGCGACCGAAGCCAAGCGTGAAACACTAACCAAGCAATGGCAGGATTATCGCCAGCCCCTGCTTAGCACGCTTGAGAGTCTGAGGTCAGCACAGCAGACGCAACAAGTGCAAAGCGTGCGTCAGAGCATTGAAGCCTTGGAGCAGGAACTGCTAGCCAAGTCACAACTACACAACGAATTAACGCTGCGCAGCGCTGCCCAAACGGAGCTGCTGCCACGCAAGGAATACACGCGTCGCATACATGAGTTCATTGGCAACATACGCAAGCAGCGCGCGGATATCTTCAAAGTGCTGGACGACACGCGTCAACTGCAGAAGCAACTCAACGTAGTCGCTGCTCAGCTGGAGCGTCAGTTTAACTATACAGATGATCTGTTGTTTCAGAGCGCCAAGCATGATCTGCATGCCAAGAAGGCATACAAGCTCTTGGCCCAGCTGCATGCGCATTGCAGCGAGCTGGTCGAGTGCGTCACCAATACGGGTCAGGTTAGCAAGGAAATACGTGAGCTGGAGGTGCAAATTGATGCTGAAAAACTCAAGAATATCTTGACCAGCTTGCAACAGATCACAGCGGACATTGAGAAGTTTGAGCAGCATAtacagcagctgcagacaCAAATACGCACAGTGGAGCAAACTGTTGATTAG
- the LOC108597988 gene encoding pyrimidine-specific ribonucleoside hydrolase RihA-like, with amino-acid sequence MEKSERYVVYDCDIGIDDAWALKLLLRAEEYSQVLSSPLAEEKFKVKAITCVRGNAEVNDTARNALRLLTTLKRLDVPVYKGSKEPIVPTSWKPHFDFHGKDGLGDVGDYPVVDEQALISQEHAVLAMYRLVCEHPGQVDFLLVGPLTNFAMCINLYGDAFLSKIGKVYIMGGNIYGKGNVTKSAEFNFRLDPEAAYIVLERLKSPAFILPWETCISEQANIALDWRWQVLGALQTDFVKLMNRAERKILIPRGFVNWLTCDLLLVAAYLFPSKVISQISEFYASVELNGAQTRGQMVLDHKKGKIVDDFHGKPVNLKIIQKVQAEHLKLIYNSTQQLKHEEEEKTKTK; translated from the exons ATGGAAAAGAGCGAGCGTTATGTTGTCTATGACTGCGACATTGGCATAGATGATGCCTGGgcacttaagctgctgctgcgagctGAGGAATATTCTCAAGTCCTGAGCAGTCCTTTGGCTGAGGAAAAATTCAAAGTAAAGGCCATTACTTGTGTCAGAGGCAATGCTGAAGTCAATGATACAGCAAGAAACGCCTTGCGACTGCTGACTACGCTCAAGCGTTTAGAT GTTCCCGTCTATAAAGGTTCCAAGGAGCCCATAGTGCCCACTAGCTGGAAACCACACTTTGATTTTCATGGCAAGGATGGCTTGGGTGATGTAGGCGATTATCCTGTAGTAGATGAGCAGGCTTTAATATCACAAGAGCATGCTGTATTGGCCATGTATCGTTTGGTCTGCGAACATCCTGGTCAAGTGGATTTCCTGCTGGTTGGTCCACTTACGAACTTTGCCATGTGCATTAATCTTTATGGAGATGCGTTCTTGAGCAAAATTGGCAAAGTTTATATAATGGGAGGCAACATTTATGGCAAAGGTAATGTTACTAAAAGtgctgaatttaattttcgcTTGGATCCAGAGGCAGCGTACATTGTACTAGAGCGGCTTAAGTCACCAGCTTTTATATTACCATGGGAAACTTGCATATCTGAGCAAGCGAACATAGCGCTGGACTGGCGCTGGCAAGTTTTGGGTGCCCTACAAACGGATTTTGTTAAGCTTATGAATCGTGCTGAGCGTAAAATTCTGATACCAAGAGGTTTTGTCAACTGGCTAACTTGCGATCTGCTCTTGGTTGCTGCTTACCTATTTCCAAGCAAAGTAATTTCTCAAATCAGTGAATTCTATGCTAGTGTGGAACTAAACGGCGCACAGACACGTGGTCAAATGGTTTTGGATCATAAAAAGGGCAAAATAGTGGATGATTTCCATGGCAAGCCagttaatttgaaaattattcagAAAGTTCAGGCGGAGCACCtgaaattaatatata ACTCaacgcagcagctgaagcacgaagaagaagaaaaaacaaagacaaagtAA
- the LOC108600070 gene encoding kinesin-like protein KIF18A: protein MAQSTNIKVVVRVRPYNRRETEQNQRCIIKVMDRSSLLFDPDEEDDEFFYQGSKQQYRDISKRTNKKLSMEFDRVYDIDRTNEDMFNECTAPLVDAVLDGYNCSVFVYGATGAGKTFTMLGNEGCPGLTFLTMRYLFQKVQEQQETRKFDVGVSYLEVYNEQVRNLLTKSNPLKLREDSNGVVVSGLVLTPIHSAEELLRMLTIGNANRTQHPTDANAESSRSHAIFQVHIRMTDRKTGAKRSVKLSMIDLAGSERAASTKGLGMRFKEGASINKSLLALGNCINKLADGLKHIPYRDSNLTRILKDSLGGNCRTLMVANVSMSSLTYEDTYNTLKYASRAKKIRTVLRQNMPKSNMPKEFYVKRVTELMCEHERLVELNKLLEAKLTQLEHAGTGCGYDQKELKPWYSKIDAVYAAVIKLQHCVIGLKSKILSLSCRQTLKKDFEQLRKVLSLGQRMLQEDYNMFHSYVNALGSKSQEYTEELPRWRSKLEAACVELKKLKHEVKNSKYREVLALYMRNKDLELQLSRQHINVNHVTGIQNERTENSDLLRKCFSMACELLHQMYDRLEDTQKLTPDMQNVYERLERKMRFTEAETTTAIAQDAELDALLAEDDEQEMETEPRALTSSAKKRARTKRYTQTLSNSDSVLHLGIEGCDETDSEEDMDTEAEGNVFKKPCNLNVTHAVPNLNVTQVVPNLNATQVIARQKVLTATITKPRTVNPRMLSDMLSEQNVSGSSEKMKQALLKSSKFTTQELQRTCAAAIQKENLKYTGNHVRKSPRALMAKTLAGGAAALRKPISRLAGTLGSSSKEAPVVRINRAASFRVKKQ, encoded by the exons ATGGCTCAgtcaacaaatataaaagttgtgGTGCGCGTGCGCCCCTACAATAGGCGGGAAACAGAACAAAATCAAAGATGCATTATAAAAGTAATGGACAGATCCTCCCTGCTGTTTGATCCAGACGAAGAGGACGATGAATTCTTTTACCAGGGCTCTAAACAGCAATACAGGGATATTTCAAAGCGTACCAACAAGAAACTTTCAATGGAATTTGATCGTGTTTATGACATTGATCGCACCAATGAGGATATGTTTAATGAATGTACAGCGCCGCTGGTCGACGCTGTGTTAGATgg GTACAATTGCTCGGTGTTTGTTTACGGCGCAACAGGAGCAGGCAAAACTTTTACGATGCTGGGCAACGAAGGTTGTCCTGGACTCACATTTCTGACTATGCGTTACCTGTTTCAAAAAGTTCAGGAGCAACAGGAGACACGCAAATTTGATGTGGGTGTCAGCTATTTGGAAGTATATAATGAGCAGGTGCGCAATCTATTAACCAAAAGCAATCCACTGAAGTTACGCGAGGATTCAAATGGTGTGGTGGTCAGTGGCTTGGTACTCACACCCATACACAGCGCCGAGGAGCTGCTACGGATGCTGACAATTGGCAATGCAAATCGCACACAGCATCCCACAGATGCCAATGCGGAGAGTTCGCGTTCCCATGCGATCTTTCAAGTGCACATTAGGATGACAGATCGCAAAACGGGCGCCAAGCGTAGTGTGAAGCTGTCTATGATTGACTTGGCAGGCAGTGAGCGTGCCGCGAGCACCAAAGGTCTCGGCATGCGCTTCAAAGAGGGCGCCAGCATTAACAAGAGTCTTCTGGCCTTGGGCAATTGCATTAATAAGCTAGCCGATGGGCTTAAACATATACCATATCGTGATTCAAATTTGACACGCATCCTTAAGGACTCGCTAGGCGGTAATTGTCGCACGCTTATGGTGGCCAATGTATCTATGAGCTCGCTCACCTATGAGGATACCTACAATACCCTCAAGTACGCCAGTCGTGCCAAGAAGATTCGCACGGTGCTGCGTCAGAACATGCCCAAATCCAACATGCCCAAGGAGTTCTATGTGAAGAGGGTCACCGAGCTTATGTGCGAACATGAGCGCTTAGTCGAGCTTAACAAGCTGCTGGAGGCAAAGCTTACGCAGCTGGAACACGCCGGCACAGGTTGCGGCTACGATCAGAAGGAGCTCAAGCCTTGGTACAGCAAAATTGATGCTGTATATGCTGCGGTTATCAAGTTGCAACATTGTGTCATTGGccttaaaagcaaaatactgAGCTTGAGCTGTAGGCAAACGCTCAAAAAGGACTTTGAACAACTGCGCAAAGTGCTGTCGCTGGGACAACGAATGTTGCAAGAG GACTATAACATGTTCCACAGCTATGTCAATGCCTTAGGCAGCAAAAGCCAAGAATATACCGAAGAGCTGCCGCGCTGGCGCAGCAAGCTGGAAGCTGCCTGTGTGGAATTGAAGAAATTGAAGCACGAAGTGAAAAATTCCAAATATCGTGAAGTCTTGGCTTTGTACATGCGTAACAAGGAtctggagctgcagctttcCAGGCAGCACATAAATGTCAACCATGTGACGGGCATACAAAATGAAAGAACTGAAAATTCAGATCTGCTGCGTAAATGCTTTTCCATGGCTTGTGAGTTGCTGCATCAAATGTATGATCGCCTGGAGGATACACAAAAGCTAACGCCAGATATGCAGAATGTATATGAGCGACTTGAGCGCAAGATGCGTTTTACTGAAGCggagacaacaacagctatTGCGCAGGATGCTGAACTAGATGCGCTGTTGGCCGAGGACGACGAGCAAGAGATGGAAACAGAACCCAGAGCATTGACTAGCAGCGCTAAAAAGCGCGCACGCACTAAACGCTACACACAAACGCTAAGCAACAGCGACAGTGTGCTACATCTGGGCATCGAAGGCTGCGACGAGACAGACTCTGAGGAAGATATGGATACGGAAGCAGAGGGTAATGTGTTCAAGAAACCTTGCAATCTCAATGTCACACATGCTGTGCCCAATCTCAATGTAACGCAAGTTGTGCCCAATCTGAATGCAACACAAGTGATTGCACGGCAGAAAGTGCTGACAGCGACAATTACCAAGCCACGCACTGTTAATCCCCGCATGCTGTCCGATATGCTCTCCGAGCAGAATGTAAGCGGTTCTTCGGAAAAGATGAAGCAAG cgcTGCTCAAATCTAGCAAATTCACGACACAAGAACTCCAACGCACGTGTGCGGCAGCTATACAAAAGGAGAATCTCAAGTACACCGGCAATCATGTCAGAAAAAGTCCACGTGCGCTTATGGCCAAAA caCTTGCTGGAGGCGCAGCGGCATTACGCAAGCCCATTTCCCGCCTCGCTGGAACACTTGGGTCTAGCAGCAAGGAGGCGCCAGTGGTTCGCATAAATAGAGCAGCCTCATTTCGCGTAAAGAAACAATAA
- the LOC108600075 gene encoding uncharacterized protein LOC108600075, with translation MLLLPLLCTLCLCTMALESTPDSLQPRYTLLADSKRKDQLQDKDSTELSQNALQPWRRYGHQPTAWTASTPGALLSPGLLLLGVNLGALLYMLLGLLGLAPSQRPGAWSAADFYRNDRQESLSTGKETDMYF, from the coding sequence atgctgctgttgcccttACTCTGCACGCTCTGCTTGTGTACTATGGCGCTGGAGTCCACGCCAGATTCGTTGCAGCCACGTTATACGCTGCTTGCTGATAGCAAACGCAAGGATCAATTACAGGACAAGGACTCCACAGAACTTAGCCAGAACGCACTGCAGCCTTGGCGTCGTTATGGCCATCAGCCAACAGCTTGGACTGCATCCACGCCTGGTGCTTTGCTAAGTCCAGGTCTGCTGCTTTTGGGTGTCAATCTAGGCGCCTTGCTGTATATGCTGTTGGGACTCTTGGGTCTAGCGCCGTCACAACGTCCAGGCGCCTGGTCTGCTGCCGACTTTTATCGCAACGATAGGCAAGAGTCTTTGTCGACTGGCAAGGAAACGGATATGTATTTCTAG
- the LOC108597987 gene encoding pyrimidine-specific ribonucleoside hydrolase RihA-like yields the protein MEKSERYVVYDCDIGIDDAWALKLLLRAEEYSQVLSSPLAAQKFKVRAITCVRGNAEVDDTARNALRLLTTLKRLDVPVYKGSKEPIVPTSWKPHFAFHGKDGLGDVGDYPVVDEQALISQEHAVLAMYRLVCEHPGQVDFLLVGPLTNFAMCINLYGDTFLSKIGKVYIMGGNIYGKGNVTKSAEFNFRMDPEAAYIVLERLKSPAFILPWEICISEQANIALDWRWQVLGALQTDFVKLMNRAERKIIPRGCVNWLPCDLLLVTAYLFPSKVISQISEFYASVELNGAQTRGQMVLDHKKGKLVDDFHGKPVNLKIIQKAQTEHLKLIISWAAELPDLTCDCT from the exons ATGGAAAAGAGCGAGCGTTATGTTGTCTATGACTGCGACATTGGCATAGACGATGCCTGGGCActtaaactgctgctgcgcgctgAGGAATATTCCCAAGTCCTGAGCAGTCCTTTGGCTGCgcaaaaattcaaagtaaGGGCCATTACTTGTGTCAGAGGCAATGCTGAAGTCGATGATACAGCAAGGAACGCCTTGCGACTGCTGACTACGCTCAAGCGTTTAGAT GTTCCCGTCTATAAAGGTTCCAAGGAGCCCATAGTGCCCACTAGCTGGAAACCACACTTTGCTTTTCATGGGAAGGATGGCTTGGGTGATGTAGGCGATTATCCTGTAGTAGATGAGCAGGCTTTAATATCACAAGAGCATGCTGTATTGGCCATGTATCGTTTGGTCTGCGAACATCCTGGTCAAGTAGATTTCCTGCTGGTTGGTCCACTTACGAACTTTGCCATGTGCATTAATCTTTATGGCGATACGTTCTTAAGCAAAATTGGCAAAGTTTATATAATGGGTGGCAACATTTATGGCAAAGGTAATGTTACTAAAAGCgctgaatttaattttcgtATGGATCCAGAGGCAGCGTACATTGTTCTTGAGCGGCTTAAGTCACCAGCTTTTATATTACCCTGGGAAATTTGCATATCTGAGCAAGCGAACATAGCGCTGGACTGGCGCTGGCAAGTTTTGGGTGCCTTACAAACGGATTTTGTTAAGCTTATGAATCGTGCTGAGCGTAAAATTATACCAAGAGGTTGTGTCAACTGGCTACCGTGCGATCTGCTCTTGGTTACTGCTTACCTATTTCCAAGCAAAGTAATTTCTCAAATCAGTGAATTCTATGCTAGTGTGGAACTAAACGGCGCACAGACACGTGGTCAAATGGTTTTGGATCATAAAAAGGGAAAATTAGTGGACGATTTCCATGGCAAGCCagttaatttgaaaattattcagAAAGCTCAAACGGAGcacttgaaattaataattagttgGGCAGCTGAGTTGCCAGAC CTCACGTGCGACTGCACATGA